The genomic window AGATGCTGGATGAAGCTGGGATCGATCCCCAACAGGTGCGTTTGGCAAACGCCATTCCTTTCCGGCCAATCGCGCATTCCAAAGATCGGAAGCCACGTAATCGCAGCCCAACAATCGAGGAAGTCGATCGCTATGGCGCAGCAGTGCTGATCGACATTCGGCGTTCCAGGCCAGGCGTGATCGTTGCTCTTGGCAGCACAGCGGCTCGCTTGTTCGGCGAGTCGCAATCGATCCGCGTGACGCGCAAGGCAAAGCTCCAATTTGAAGGTTACCCGCTCCGCATCACTTTCCATCCAGCTTACGTCCGCCGCTTCGGCGGACGGAACGGCGACGCCTGGCGTCACGCGGTCACCGATCTACGCCGGGCCTGGAACGACTCGGCGGTTCATTTGGATCCAAATCGTGGTTGAGGATCTCGACAGGGCGTACTGCCGACGCCTTGA from Bradyrhizobium zhanjiangense includes these protein-coding regions:
- a CDS encoding uracil-DNA glycosylase produces the protein MAKARVANIHLDHRRVAPEGPFRRPRLYVVGEAPGAEEAAQGRPFVGPAGRALREMLDEAGIDPQQVRLANAIPFRPIAHSKDRKPRNRSPTIEEVDRYGAAVLIDIRRSRPGVIVALGSTAARLFGESQSIRVTRKAKLQFEGYPLRITFHPAYVRRFGGRNGDAWRHAVTDLRRAWNDSAVHLDPNRG